In Burkholderiales bacterium, one genomic interval encodes:
- the accD gene encoding acetyl-CoA carboxylase, carboxyltransferase subunit beta → MSWFQKLLPPKIKRKVEGNNKKAVPEGLWSKCPSCEAVLYRADLEKNLQVCPKCNFHHRVGARDRLDMLLDKEGRYEIGAECLPLDPLKFKDSKRYADRLKEAQQETGETDALVVIGGSIKSVPVVAAAFEFRFMGGSMGSVVGERFVRAVHVCCEQRLPLVSFAASGGARMQEGLFSLMQMAKTAAALTELAKERLPFISVLTDPTMGGVSASFAMLGDVIIAEPGALIGFAGPRVIEQTVRQTLPAGFQRAEFLLEHGGIDLIVDRRQMRDRLANLLTLLMRLPTTA, encoded by the coding sequence ATGAGCTGGTTTCAAAAACTGCTGCCGCCCAAGATCAAGCGCAAGGTGGAGGGCAACAACAAAAAGGCGGTGCCGGAGGGGCTGTGGAGCAAGTGTCCGTCCTGCGAAGCCGTGCTCTACCGCGCAGACCTGGAAAAGAATCTGCAGGTCTGTCCCAAATGCAATTTCCATCACCGGGTGGGTGCCCGCGACCGCCTCGACATGCTCCTCGACAAGGAGGGGCGCTACGAGATCGGCGCCGAGTGCCTGCCCCTCGATCCCCTGAAATTCAAGGACAGCAAACGTTACGCCGACCGCCTGAAGGAGGCCCAGCAGGAGACGGGGGAAACCGATGCCCTGGTGGTGATCGGCGGCAGCATCAAGTCGGTGCCGGTGGTGGCCGCCGCCTTCGAATTCCGTTTCATGGGGGGTTCCATGGGTTCGGTGGTGGGGGAGCGCTTTGTCCGCGCGGTGCATGTCTGCTGCGAACAACGTCTGCCCCTGGTGAGTTTTGCCGCGAGCGGCGGGGCACGCATGCAGGAAGGGCTGTTCTCCCTCATGCAGATGGCGAAGACCGCGGCGGCGCTCACTGAGCTTGCCAAGGAAAGGCTGCCGTTCATTTCCGTGCTCACCGATCCCACCATGGGCGGGGTTTCGGCGAGTTTCGCCATGCTGGGCGATGTGATCATCGCCGAGCCGGGCGCCCTCATCGGCTTCGCCGGGCCGCGGGTGATCGAGCAGACGGTGCGGCAAACCCTGCCGGCGGGCTTCCAGCGCGCCGAGTTCCTCCTCGAACACGGCGGCATCGATCTCATCGTCGATCGGCGCCAGATGCGTGACCGGCTGGCCAATCTCCTCACCCTGCTCATGCGTCTGCCCACCACCGCCTGA
- the htpG gene encoding molecular chaperone HtpG codes for MTVDATRETLGFQAEVKQLLRLVIHSLYSNKEIFLRELISNASDACDKLRFEALSDPALYEGDTDLKIRVSVDKAARTLTISDNGIGMSRAEVIENIGTIARSGTREFLEKLTGDQAKDAHLIGQFGVGFYSSFIVADRVTLITRRAGLTPEHGVKWESTGEGEYTLENVEKAGHGTDVILHLREGEDEFLEPWRLRAIIHKYSDHIALPILMKKEGGEEEEQVNQASALWARPKSEVTPEQYESFYRHVAHAFEPPLAYVHSKVEGRHEYTLLLYIPRHAPFDLWDRQQRHGIKLYVRRVFIMEDMERLMPHYLRFVRGVIDSNDLPLNVSREILQHSRDIDAIRAGATRKVLDLLEDLAQNEKEKYGEFWKEFGRVLKEGVGEDFANKDRLARLLRFTSTVSPGEVQDVSLADYVARMKPGQEKIYYVTAESYAAAKNSPHLEVFRKKGIEVLLLYDRVDEWMLSYLHEFEGKPLQSVAKGDLDLGALADEEEKKTHGQEAEAFKDLIARIREALGDAVKDVRVSRRLTDSAACLVTGEHEMSMNLERLLKAAGQKVPGVKPVLEINVHHPIVARLKDETDGERFKEWSQLLFDQALLAEGGQLEDPAGFVHRLNGLMLALAR; via the coding sequence ATGACCGTGGATGCCACCCGTGAAACGCTGGGTTTCCAGGCCGAAGTCAAGCAGTTGCTGCGCCTGGTCATTCACTCCTTGTACAGCAACAAGGAAATCTTCCTGCGGGAGCTCATCTCCAACGCTTCCGATGCCTGCGACAAGCTGCGTTTCGAAGCCCTTTCCGATCCCGCCCTCTACGAGGGGGACACCGACCTGAAAATCCGGGTGAGCGTGGACAAGGCGGCACGCACCCTCACCATCTCCGACAATGGCATCGGTATGTCCCGGGCGGAGGTGATCGAGAACATCGGCACCATCGCCCGTTCCGGCACCCGTGAATTCCTGGAAAAACTGACGGGCGACCAGGCCAAGGACGCCCACCTCATCGGCCAGTTCGGCGTCGGGTTCTACTCCTCCTTCATCGTCGCCGACCGGGTGACGCTCATCACCCGTCGCGCCGGTCTGACCCCCGAGCACGGCGTGAAATGGGAATCCACCGGCGAGGGGGAATACACCCTGGAGAACGTGGAGAAGGCGGGCCATGGCACCGACGTCATCCTCCACCTACGCGAAGGGGAGGATGAATTCCTCGAGCCCTGGCGGCTGCGGGCCATCATCCACAAGTATTCCGACCACATCGCCCTGCCCATCCTGATGAAAAAGGAAGGCGGCGAGGAGGAGGAACAGGTCAATCAGGCGAGTGCCCTGTGGGCGCGGCCCAAAAGCGAGGTCACTCCGGAACAGTACGAATCATTTTACCGCCACGTTGCCCATGCCTTCGAGCCGCCCCTTGCCTACGTGCACAGCAAGGTCGAAGGCCGGCACGAGTACACGCTGCTGCTCTACATCCCACGCCATGCGCCGTTCGATCTGTGGGACAGGCAGCAGCGGCACGGCATCAAGCTCTATGTGCGCCGGGTCTTCATCATGGAGGACATGGAGCGCCTCATGCCCCATTATCTGCGCTTCGTGCGGGGGGTGATCGACTCCAATGACCTGCCGCTCAATGTGTCGCGGGAGATTCTGCAACACTCGCGGGACATCGATGCCATCCGCGCCGGTGCCACGCGCAAGGTGCTGGATCTGCTCGAGGACCTGGCACAAAACGAGAAGGAAAAATATGGAGAGTTCTGGAAGGAATTCGGCCGCGTGCTGAAGGAGGGCGTGGGCGAAGACTTCGCCAACAAGGACAGGCTGGCGCGGCTTCTGCGATTCACCAGCACCGTCTCCCCGGGCGAGGTGCAGGATGTGTCGCTGGCCGACTATGTGGCCCGCATGAAACCCGGTCAGGAGAAAATCTACTACGTCACGGCGGAAAGCTATGCGGCGGCGAAGAACAGCCCGCATCTGGAAGTCTTCCGCAAGAAGGGCATCGAGGTGCTCCTCCTCTACGACCGCGTGGACGAGTGGATGCTCTCCTATCTGCACGAATTCGAGGGCAAACCCCTGCAGTCGGTGGCAAAGGGCGACCTCGATCTGGGGGCTCTGGCAGACGAGGAGGAAAAGAAAACCCACGGCCAGGAGGCCGAAGCATTCAAGGACCTCATCGCCCGCATCCGGGAGGCGCTGGGGGATGCGGTCAAGGACGTGCGCGTGTCACGGCGTCTCACCGACTCGGCGGCGTGTCTGGTGACCGGGGAACACGAGATGAGCATGAACCTGGAGCGGCTGCTCAAGGCGGCGGGGCAGAAAGTGCCGGGGGTGAAACCGGTGCTGGAGATCAACGTACACCATCCCATCGTCGCCCGCCTCAAGGACGAGACGGATGGCGAACGCTTCAAGGAGTGGAGTCAACTCCTCTTCGACCAGGCCCTGCTCGCCGAAGGGGGGCAGCTCGAGGACCCCGCGGGCTTCGTGCACCGGCTGAACGGTCTGATGCTGGCCCTTGCCCGCTGA
- the rnhA gene encoding ribonuclease HI, with the protein MVDIYTDGACKGNPGPGGWGALLRYGEHERELWGGEAVTTNNRMELTAVIRALEALKKPSRVRLHTDSQYVQKGITEWLPNWKKRDWRTADNKPVKNADLWRKLDQLAAKHHIEWIWVRGHAGHDGNERADRLANRGCAELAKGKGIQA; encoded by the coding sequence ATGGTGGACATCTACACCGACGGTGCCTGCAAGGGCAACCCTGGCCCGGGCGGCTGGGGGGCGCTGCTGCGCTATGGCGAACACGAGCGCGAGCTGTGGGGCGGTGAGGCGGTGACCACCAACAACCGCATGGAGCTCACCGCCGTGATCCGCGCCCTGGAGGCGCTGAAAAAACCCAGCCGCGTGCGCCTGCACACCGATTCCCAATACGTGCAGAAGGGCATCACCGAGTGGCTTCCCAACTGGAAGAAGCGGGACTGGCGTACCGCGGACAACAAGCCGGTGAAAAACGCGGATCTGTGGCGCAAGCTGGATCAGCTTGCCGCCAAACACCACATCGAGTGGATCTGGGTGCGTGGCCATGCGGGCCACGACGGCAACGAACGGGCCGACCGACTCGCCAACCGCGGCTGCGCCGAACTGGCGAAGGGCAAGGGAATTCAAGCATGA
- a CDS encoding glutaminyl-peptide cyclotransferase gives MARPAVPWGIALFRLLLLLLLSLPPAAFAEAPTVAVAVLARLPHDGEAFTQGLLWYKGALIESTGRYGASSLRRLDAQSGRVLLRTRLPDALFAEGVAEIGGELFLLTWQENQLLLGDPATLRVKRSAPYPYEGWGATSDGRHLIVSDGSALLRFLDPRSLRVLREVMVRDGTTPVAYLNELEWVEGEILANVWGQSRIARIDARTGEVRAWLDLTPLLPPEVEGDSEAVANGIAYDPGQRVLYVTGKRWPVLYRLAWPPR, from the coding sequence GTGGCGCGCCCAGCCGTCCCTTGGGGGATTGCGCTTTTTAGGCTTCTTCTCCTGCTGCTTTTGAGCCTGCCCCCCGCGGCTTTCGCCGAGGCCCCCACGGTGGCGGTCGCCGTGCTGGCGCGCCTTCCCCATGACGGCGAGGCCTTCACCCAGGGTCTGCTCTGGTACAAAGGCGCGCTCATCGAAAGCACCGGCCGCTACGGTGCCTCCAGCCTGCGCCGCCTCGATGCGCAAAGCGGCCGCGTGCTTTTGCGCACGCGCCTTCCCGACGCGCTCTTCGCCGAAGGGGTGGCAGAGATTGGCGGGGAATTGTTCCTCCTCACCTGGCAGGAAAACCAGCTTTTGCTGGGCGATCCTGCCACGCTGCGGGTCAAGCGTTCGGCCCCCTACCCTTACGAGGGATGGGGCGCCACCAGCGACGGCCGCCATCTCATCGTCAGCGACGGCAGCGCCCTGTTGCGCTTCCTTGACCCCCGCAGCCTCCGGGTTTTACGGGAGGTGATGGTGCGCGACGGCACCACACCGGTGGCCTATCTCAACGAGCTGGAATGGGTGGAAGGAGAAATTCTCGCCAACGTCTGGGGACAGTCCCGCATCGCCCGCATCGATGCGCGCACGGGCGAGGTGCGCGCCTGGCTTGATCTCACACCGCTGCTGCCGCCGGAGGTGGAAGGGGACAGCGAGGCCGTGGCCAACGGCATCGCCTATGATCCCGGCCAGCGCGTGCTCTATGTGACGGGCAAACGCTGGCCGGTGCTCTACCGGCTGGCCTGGCCGCCCCGTTGA
- a CDS encoding SPOR domain-containing protein, whose amino-acid sequence MANTPNITDEEIQFRKRARRRLVGAVVLVLLVVVVVPWLLPADKPPQEAQPIDIRIPAQDATGFTPKIQPGGEPQAPAAASAATPQRTPEEKTQTATGQNPGAGTTETRLAHTGQDKPTPQDKPTPQEKPTPQEKPAASPPVKAGGERFYVQFGAFSEAKNAAQRQAELKAKGIASFTEVVKTSAGDKIRVRSGPYDSREAEKIQLKAKPLESKLVPVNGR is encoded by the coding sequence ATGGCCAACACGCCCAACATCACCGATGAGGAAATCCAGTTCCGCAAACGCGCCCGGCGCCGGCTGGTGGGCGCGGTAGTGCTGGTGCTCCTGGTGGTGGTCGTGGTGCCCTGGCTTTTGCCGGCGGACAAGCCACCGCAGGAAGCGCAGCCCATCGACATCCGCATCCCGGCGCAGGATGCCACGGGCTTCACGCCGAAAATACAGCCGGGTGGCGAGCCCCAGGCCCCCGCTGCCGCGAGCGCCGCGACACCGCAGCGCACCCCGGAGGAAAAAACTCAAACGGCAACCGGCCAGAACCCGGGGGCGGGGACAACGGAAACGCGGCTTGCCCACACCGGGCAGGATAAGCCCACGCCCCAGGATAAGCCCACGCCCCAGGAGAAGCCCACGCCCCAGGAGAAGCCTGCCGCCTCCCCGCCAGTCAAGGCCGGCGGCGAGCGCTTCTATGTGCAATTCGGCGCTTTCTCGGAGGCGAAAAACGCCGCCCAGCGGCAGGCGGAACTGAAAGCCAAAGGGATCGCCAGCTTCACCGAGGTGGTCAAGACCAGCGCGGGTGACAAGATCCGGGTGCGCAGCGGCCCCTATGACAGCCGGGAGGCGGAGAAAATCCAGCTCAAGGCCAAGCCTCTGGAGAGCAAGCTGGTGCCGGTCAACGGCAGGTAA
- a CDS encoding O-succinylhomoserine sulfhydrylase, translating into MSDEYRLDTLAVRAGIRRSEFHEHSEALFLTSSFVFDSAEQAARRFSGEEPGNIYARFTNPTVSMFEERLAALEGAEACVATASGMSAILACAMGLLAAGDHVVASRALFGATVQLFGNILKRFGVETTFVSPVEVAEWEAAIRPNTRLLFVETPSNPLTEICDIAALADIAHRHGAWLAVDNCFCTPILQQPLKLGADLVIHSATKYLDGQGRVLGGAVLGSKALLEGVYGFLRTAGPTLSAFNAWVILKGLETLRLRMEAHSANALALARWLEAQPAVERVFYPGLPSHPQHALAMRQQKSGGGIVSFEVKGGRAAAWRVIDSTRLISITANLGDTKTTLTHPASTTHGRLTPEQRAAAGIGEGLLRVAVGLEAVEDIQADLARGLAR; encoded by the coding sequence ATGAGCGACGAGTATCGGTTGGACACCCTGGCGGTACGCGCCGGCATCCGGCGCAGCGAATTCCACGAACACTCGGAGGCGCTGTTCCTCACCTCCAGCTTCGTCTTCGATTCCGCTGAACAGGCGGCCAGACGCTTCAGCGGGGAAGAGCCGGGCAATATCTATGCCCGTTTCACCAACCCCACGGTGAGCATGTTCGAGGAGCGGCTCGCCGCCCTCGAGGGCGCTGAAGCCTGTGTGGCCACGGCTTCCGGCATGTCGGCGATCCTCGCCTGCGCCATGGGCCTGCTGGCGGCCGGCGATCACGTCGTTGCCTCGCGCGCCCTGTTTGGCGCCACGGTGCAGTTGTTCGGCAACATCCTCAAACGTTTTGGCGTGGAGACCACCTTCGTCTCGCCGGTGGAGGTGGCGGAATGGGAGGCGGCGATCCGTCCCAACACGCGGCTGCTGTTTGTCGAGACGCCCTCCAACCCGCTCACCGAAATCTGTGACATCGCCGCGCTGGCGGACATCGCCCACCGCCATGGCGCCTGGCTGGCGGTGGACAATTGTTTCTGCACGCCCATTCTGCAGCAGCCGCTGAAACTGGGTGCGGACCTCGTCATCCATTCGGCCACCAAATACCTCGATGGTCAGGGGCGGGTGCTGGGGGGCGCGGTTCTGGGCAGCAAGGCGCTGCTGGAAGGGGTCTATGGCTTCCTGCGCACCGCGGGGCCGACCCTTTCCGCCTTCAACGCCTGGGTGATCCTGAAGGGACTGGAAACCCTGCGTCTGCGCATGGAGGCCCATTCCGCCAATGCCCTCGCCCTGGCGCGCTGGCTGGAGGCCCAGCCCGCGGTGGAACGGGTCTTCTATCCCGGCCTGCCTTCCCATCCCCAGCATGCGTTGGCCATGCGCCAGCAGAAAAGCGGCGGGGGCATCGTCTCCTTCGAGGTGAAGGGGGGCCGGGCGGCGGCCTGGCGGGTGATCGACTCCACGCGGCTCATTTCCATCACCGCCAACCTGGGGGATACCAAGACCACCCTCACCCATCCCGCCAGCACCACCCATGGCCGGCTGACACCGGAACAGCGCGCCGCCGCCGGCATCGGGGAAGGGCTGCTGCGGGTGGCGGTGGGCCTGGAGGCGGTGGAAGACATCCAGGCGGACCTGGCGCGGGGGCTTGCCCGATGA
- a CDS encoding class I SAM-dependent methyltransferase: MPTAAEWFATPLGRDLLAREQAYFDETVADIFGFNALQLGLPQFDFLRACRIPLRAAIGVGEGVRVVADAHFLPVASQSIDLLLLPHVLEFAADPHQVLREVERVMMPEGQVLISAFNPFSLWGLKRLLNRRTDGYPWNGRFIPLMRMKDWLSLLNFEITGGRMCCYAPPFVSSRWRERLNFLEKAGDRWWPLGGGVYFLQAKKRVHGMRLILPSWQERLATRQRLAAAPQRQLTPLHQPREEQPVG; this comes from the coding sequence ATGCCCACCGCCGCGGAGTGGTTCGCCACGCCCCTGGGCCGCGATCTTTTGGCACGGGAGCAGGCCTATTTCGATGAAACCGTGGCCGACATCTTCGGCTTCAATGCCCTCCAGTTGGGCCTGCCCCAGTTCGATTTCCTGCGTGCCTGCCGCATTCCCCTGCGCGCGGCCATCGGCGTCGGCGAAGGGGTGCGCGTCGTCGCCGATGCCCACTTTCTGCCGGTGGCAAGCCAAAGCATTGATCTGTTGCTCTTGCCCCACGTGCTGGAATTCGCGGCCGATCCCCACCAGGTCCTGCGGGAGGTGGAAAGAGTGATGATGCCGGAAGGGCAGGTCCTCATCAGCGCCTTCAATCCCTTCAGCCTGTGGGGCCTGAAGCGTCTCCTCAACCGGCGCACGGATGGCTATCCCTGGAATGGCCGCTTCATCCCCCTCATGCGGATGAAGGACTGGTTGTCCCTTTTGAATTTCGAGATCACTGGCGGGCGCATGTGCTGCTATGCGCCGCCGTTTGTGAGCAGCCGCTGGCGGGAGCGTCTCAACTTCCTGGAAAAGGCGGGTGACCGCTGGTGGCCGCTGGGAGGGGGCGTGTATTTCCTCCAGGCAAAAAAGCGGGTACACGGCATGCGCCTCATTCTGCCCAGTTGGCAGGAGCGCCTTGCCACCCGCCAGCGCCTCGCCGCCGCGCCACAACGGCAGCTCACCCCCCTGCACCAGCCGCGGGAGGAACAACCCGTTGGCTGA
- the purF gene encoding amidophosphoribosyltransferase, producing the protein MCGIIGVVSHSPVNQLLYDGLMLLQHRGQDAAGIVTSQGRTFHMHKSGGMVRDVFRTRNMRDLLGNMGIAHVRYPTAGSASSSAEAQPFYVNSPFGVVLGHNGNLTNTDALRQELFREDLRHLNTNSDSEVLLNVLAHELQESTTNHRLDVANIFQAVAGVHRRCRGAYAVVAMIAGYGMLAFRDPYGIRPLVFGKLETDQGTEYMVASESVALDALGYTLVRDVEPGEAIFIDEEGNFFSQQCAQQPLLSPCIFEYVYFARPDSVMNGISVYASRLRMGERLAEKIRREFSHLDIDVVIPIPDTSRPSALQLANELGILYREGFIKNRYIGRTFIMPGQAVRKKSVRQKLNAMAVEFKGKNVLLVDDSIVRGTTSRQIVQMAREAGARKVYFASAAPPVRFPNVYGIDMPTRAELLATGRTDEEIRREIGADALIYQDLDALVAAVREGNPAIPRFDTSCFDGDYITGDVTEEYLARLEASRGQAGDADGAASRQLDLNLRTA; encoded by the coding sequence ATGTGCGGAATCATCGGCGTCGTTTCCCATTCCCCCGTCAATCAGCTGCTCTACGACGGACTCATGCTCCTGCAGCATCGGGGACAGGATGCGGCGGGCATCGTCACTTCCCAGGGGCGCACCTTCCACATGCACAAAAGCGGCGGCATGGTGCGCGATGTTTTCCGCACCCGCAACATGCGGGATCTGTTGGGCAACATGGGGATTGCCCACGTGCGCTATCCCACCGCCGGGAGCGCCTCCTCCTCCGCCGAGGCGCAGCCCTTCTACGTCAATTCGCCCTTCGGCGTGGTGCTGGGCCACAACGGCAATCTGACCAACACCGATGCGCTGCGGCAGGAGCTCTTCCGCGAGGATTTGCGGCATCTCAACACCAATTCCGATTCCGAAGTGTTGCTCAATGTGCTCGCCCACGAGCTGCAGGAGAGCACCACCAATCATCGCCTGGACGTGGCGAACATCTTCCAGGCGGTGGCTGGCGTGCACCGCCGCTGTCGCGGCGCCTATGCGGTGGTGGCGATGATTGCCGGCTACGGCATGCTCGCCTTCCGCGATCCTTATGGCATCCGCCCGCTGGTGTTCGGCAAGCTGGAAACCGACCAGGGGACGGAATACATGGTGGCCTCCGAGAGCGTGGCCCTCGACGCCCTGGGCTACACCCTGGTGCGGGATGTGGAGCCGGGCGAGGCCATCTTCATCGACGAGGAGGGGAATTTCTTCAGCCAGCAATGCGCGCAGCAACCACTGCTCAGTCCCTGCATCTTCGAATACGTCTATTTCGCCCGTCCCGATTCGGTGATGAACGGCATTTCCGTCTATGCGAGCCGCCTGCGCATGGGTGAGCGGCTGGCGGAGAAAATCCGGCGCGAGTTCTCCCATCTCGACATTGACGTGGTGATCCCCATTCCCGACACCAGCCGTCCCAGTGCCTTGCAACTGGCCAACGAGCTCGGCATCCTCTACCGGGAGGGCTTCATCAAGAACCGCTACATCGGGCGGACATTCATCATGCCGGGGCAGGCGGTGCGGAAGAAATCCGTGCGGCAGAAACTCAATGCCATGGCGGTGGAGTTCAAGGGCAAGAATGTGCTCCTGGTGGACGATTCCATCGTGCGCGGCACCACCAGCCGGCAGATCGTGCAGATGGCGCGCGAGGCGGGGGCGCGCAAGGTATATTTCGCCTCCGCCGCGCCGCCCGTGCGTTTTCCCAACGTGTATGGCATCGACATGCCCACGCGGGCAGAATTGCTGGCCACCGGGCGCACGGACGAGGAAATCCGGCGCGAGATCGGGGCGGATGCCCTCATCTACCAGGACCTGGACGCCCTGGTGGCGGCGGTGCGGGAAGGCAATCCCGCCATTCCCCGCTTCGATACCTCCTGCTTCGATGGCGACTACATCACCGGGGACGTGACGGAAGAATATCTCGCGCGTCTGGAGGCAAGCCGCGGCCAGGCGGGGGATGCTGACGGGGCGGCAAGCCGGCAGCTCGATCTCAACCTGCGCACGGCTTGA
- the gloB gene encoding hydroxyacylglutathione hydrolase, whose amino-acid sequence MLTLLPLPAFADNYIWLMHDGRHAAVVDPGDAEPVRAHLEAHGLMLRAILVTHHHHDHVGGVAALAAQFHVPVYGPAGEPIPARTHPVGAGETVHVDGLEVDFQVIPVPGHTRGHVAYYDRKHLFCGDTLFACGCGRLFEGTAQQMYDSLSRLAALPADTEVYCAHEYTLANIRFARRVEPDNEALSRREVAARALREQGLPTLPSTMGLERETNPFLRAHEPTVRASAEAHAGHALPDAVAVFATLRAWKDGFRG is encoded by the coding sequence ATGCTCACCCTCCTTCCCCTTCCTGCCTTTGCGGACAACTATATCTGGCTCATGCACGACGGACGTCACGCGGCTGTGGTGGACCCGGGCGATGCCGAGCCGGTGAGGGCCCATCTTGAAGCGCATGGGCTGATGCTGCGCGCCATCCTGGTCACCCACCATCATCACGATCACGTGGGGGGTGTGGCCGCGCTGGCGGCCCAGTTCCACGTTCCCGTCTATGGACCGGCCGGGGAACCCATCCCGGCACGCACGCATCCGGTGGGCGCAGGCGAGACCGTGCACGTGGACGGCCTCGAAGTGGATTTCCAGGTGATACCTGTGCCGGGACACACCCGCGGACACGTCGCGTATTATGACCGAAAGCACCTCTTCTGTGGCGACACGCTGTTCGCCTGCGGCTGTGGCCGCCTCTTCGAGGGAACGGCGCAGCAGATGTATGACTCGCTGTCGCGGCTTGCCGCCCTGCCCGCCGACACGGAAGTGTATTGCGCCCATGAATACACCCTGGCCAACATCCGTTTCGCGCGCCGGGTGGAACCGGACAACGAGGCACTCAGTCGCCGCGAGGTGGCCGCACGCGCCCTGCGTGAGCAGGGACTGCCCACCCTGCCCTCGACCATGGGTCTCGAACGCGAGACCAATCCTTTCCTGCGCGCCCATGAGCCCACGGTGCGGGCCAGCGCCGAAGCCCATGCCGGGCATGCGCTGCCCGACGCGGTGGCGGTATTCGCCACCCTGCGCGCATGGAAGGATGGCTTTCGCGGCTAA
- a CDS encoding CvpA family protein, translating to MTLFDYAVLIVIGVSVLLSVMRGFLREVLALASWVLAFWMAGLYSGQVAPLLPEAIPSLRLRMLAGWVVVFFATLLIMTLLSITIGQFLRLLGVGPLDRLLGAVFGFARGLVIVAAFVMVAGLTNLPRHPEWRNASFSAPLEALVEALRPWLPEAIAREIRYE from the coding sequence ATGACGTTGTTCGATTACGCCGTGCTCATCGTCATCGGCGTGTCGGTGTTGTTGAGTGTGATGCGCGGCTTTCTGCGGGAAGTGCTGGCGCTCGCGTCATGGGTGCTGGCCTTCTGGATGGCGGGGCTCTATAGCGGGCAGGTGGCGCCTTTGTTGCCGGAGGCGATTCCAAGCCTGAGGCTACGCATGCTGGCGGGCTGGGTGGTGGTGTTTTTCGCCACGCTCCTGATCATGACCCTGCTTTCCATCACCATCGGCCAGTTTCTCCGGCTGCTGGGGGTGGGGCCGCTGGACCGGCTGCTGGGTGCGGTGTTTGGCTTCGCGCGCGGGCTGGTGATCGTGGCGGCCTTCGTCATGGTGGCGGGGCTCACTAATCTGCCGCGCCATCCGGAATGGCGCAATGCGAGCTTCAGCGCCCCCCTGGAAGCGCTGGTGGAGGCGCTGCGCCCCTGGCTGCCCGAGGCCATCGCCAGGGAAATCAGATACGAGTAG
- the folC gene encoding bifunctional tetrahydrofolate synthase/dihydrofolate synthase — translation MSRRECFLPASLAEWLAYLEGLHPAAIELGLERVEAVRARLKLVPRFPIFTVGGTNGKGSTCAFLEAMLRAAGLRVGCYTSPHLLAYNERVRIGGVPVRDDDLCRAFAAVEAARGAISLTYFEFGTLAAMWLFIEAGVEVAVLEVGMGGRLDAVNVFDPDIAVVTTVDLDHMAYLGPDREAIGREKAGIYRAGRFALCADHAPPESLLRHALAIGARLRRIDHEFGWEEKGGGLTFWHQGEGGRLVLDDLPPPALAGMHQRDNAAAAIEALILASPRLWVPPQAIREGLRGVQLAGRFQVLPGRPRRILDVAHNPHGARALAASLAADAGSTRTLAVCAMLADKDMAGVVRALADSVDAWYVASLPPPRGASGAELAEVVREVVPGVPCLAFGHVAEAYEAACVAAGQDDRILIFGSFYTVAALLAHLRG, via the coding sequence GTGTCGCGCCGCGAGTGCTTCCTGCCGGCGAGCCTCGCGGAGTGGCTCGCCTATCTCGAAGGGCTGCATCCTGCCGCCATCGAGCTGGGGCTCGAACGGGTGGAAGCGGTGCGCGCCCGGCTGAAGCTTGTCCCCCGCTTCCCCATCTTCACGGTGGGGGGCACCAATGGCAAGGGCTCCACCTGCGCCTTTCTCGAGGCCATGCTGCGCGCCGCAGGCTTGCGGGTAGGTTGTTACACCTCGCCGCATCTGCTCGCTTACAACGAAAGGGTGCGCATCGGCGGCGTGCCGGTGCGGGATGACGACCTCTGCCGCGCCTTTGCCGCCGTGGAAGCGGCACGGGGCGCGATCTCCCTCACTTATTTCGAGTTCGGCACCCTGGCCGCCATGTGGCTCTTCATCGAGGCGGGAGTCGAGGTGGCGGTGCTGGAGGTGGGCATGGGGGGGCGACTCGATGCGGTGAACGTCTTCGATCCCGACATTGCCGTGGTCACCACCGTGGACCTGGACCACATGGCTTACCTGGGTCCGGACCGGGAGGCCATCGGCCGCGAAAAGGCGGGCATCTACCGCGCCGGCCGTTTCGCCCTCTGCGCCGACCACGCCCCACCCGAAAGCCTCCTGCGCCATGCCTTAGCAATCGGCGCGCGTCTGCGGCGCATCGACCACGAATTCGGCTGGGAGGAGAAGGGCGGGGGCTTAACTTTCTGGCACCAGGGGGAAGGGGGGCGGCTTGTCCTCGACGATCTGCCGCCGCCGGCACTTGCGGGCATGCATCAACGGGACAATGCCGCCGCCGCCATCGAAGCCCTGATCCTGGCTTCACCCCGGCTGTGGGTGCCCCCGCAGGCCATCCGCGAGGGCTTGCGCGGCGTGCAACTGGCGGGACGCTTCCAGGTCCTGCCCGGGCGGCCGCGTCGGATTCTCGATGTGGCCCACAACCCCCACGGGGCGCGGGCGCTGGCGGCGAGTCTGGCCGCGGATGCCGGAAGCACCCGGACGCTGGCGGTTTGCGCCATGCTGGCCGACAAGGACATGGCGGGGGTGGTGCGGGCCCTGGCGGACAGCGTCGATGCCTGGTACGTCGCCAGCCTGCCCCCGCCACGCGGCGCGAGCGGCGCCGAGCTGGCGGAAGTGGTGCGGGAGGTGGTGCCCGGCGTGCCCTGTCTGGCCTTCGGCCACGTGGCCGAGGCCTATGAGGCGGCCTGTGTGGCCGCCGGGCAAGATGATAGAATTTTGATTTTCGGATCGTTTTACACCGTCGCCGCGCTCCTTGCCCATTTGCGTGGGTGA